A genomic window from Cloacibacillus evryensis DSM 19522 includes:
- the mraZ gene encoding division/cell wall cluster transcriptional repressor MraZ, with translation MLVGSYNHKLDSKGRTVLPAKFRGELGSSVVATIGIDRCIALYPVPRWEELLLKLKDLSSFKKKTRDFRRVLLSMATEQEIDGAGRILIPQILRDYAGAETEITLIGAEDHMEIWDTAKWEEHRREVLSDFSELAEDLEEI, from the coding sequence ATGCTAGTGGGGAGTTATAACCACAAATTGGACAGCAAGGGCAGAACGGTTCTTCCGGCGAAGTTTCGCGGAGAGCTGGGTTCGTCCGTTGTCGCTACTATCGGCATCGACCGCTGTATCGCTCTTTACCCCGTACCGCGCTGGGAAGAGCTGCTTCTTAAACTCAAAGACCTCTCTTCTTTTAAAAAGAAGACGCGTGATTTTCGCCGCGTGCTGCTTTCGATGGCTACGGAGCAGGAGATAGACGGCGCGGGCAGGATACTGATACCGCAGATACTTCGCGATTACGCGGGGGCGGAGACGGAGATCACGCTGATCGGCGCCGAGGATCACATGGAGATATGGGATACGGCGAAGTGGGAAGAGCACCGCAGAGAGGTGCTTTCGGATTTCAGCGAACTGGCTGAGGACTTAGAGGAGATATGA
- a CDS encoding V-type ATP synthase subunit D, with amino-acid sequence MAKALNVNPNRMELSRLKRLLVVAKRGHKLLKDKQDALVKEFLVRARAVYELRKEVERELGDCYGGFLMARAQTLPQMLEQTLMAAGGDLRVEVEYKNVMSVRVPEYELPEQHAELNYGLATSPGSLDVALEKFLKVMPKLVHLAAEEKAVRAMALEIERTRRRVNALEHVMIPSYTEAIRSISMKLEEMERSTLSRLMVIKEIVRNH; translated from the coding sequence ATGGCAAAGGCGCTTAATGTCAACCCCAATAGAATGGAGCTTTCGCGGCTCAAGAGGCTGCTCGTCGTCGCCAAGAGGGGACACAAACTTCTCAAGGACAAGCAGGACGCCCTTGTAAAGGAATTCCTCGTCCGCGCGCGGGCCGTCTATGAGCTGCGCAAAGAGGTGGAGCGCGAGCTTGGCGACTGCTACGGCGGTTTCCTCATGGCCCGTGCCCAGACGCTGCCGCAGATGCTCGAACAGACGCTGATGGCCGCCGGCGGCGACCTTAGAGTCGAGGTCGAATACAAAAATGTGATGAGCGTGCGCGTCCCCGAATACGAACTTCCCGAGCAGCACGCGGAGCTCAATTACGGCCTCGCGACCTCGCCGGGCAGCCTCGACGTCGCCCTTGAAAAGTTCCTCAAAGTCATGCCGAAACTCGTCCACCTCGCGGCGGAGGAGAAGGCGGTGCGCGCGATGGCCCTCGAGATCGAAAGGACGCGCCGCAGGGTCAACGCCCTGGAGCACGTCATGATCCCCTCCTACACCGAGGCGATCCGTTCCATCTCCATGAAGCTCGAAGAGATGGAGCGTTCGACGCTGAGCAGGCTGATGGTAATCAAGGAGATCGTCAGAAACCACTGA
- the rsmH gene encoding 16S rRNA (cytosine(1402)-N(4))-methyltransferase RsmH, producing MKEHLSVMLDEVLAAVESPDSVETVIDATLGLAGHSIEILKKCPRAFLYGFDQDAEAREIALERLSPFAPRFEIVADNFRNIGLLKEKEGFSGADVILFDLGVSNLQITEPERGFSFQYDGPLDMRMDAGDEESCHPKAEEILRTADIRELTEIFRDYGEERYAFQIAKGIVRHREHGGELHSTTELVELIRRILPAPVQRKMGGHPARKIFQALRIAVNDEINALSEALDGAAELLNPGGKAIVISYHSLEDRMVKHRFRKWKEDELGEPVPRKAILPTEEEIERNYKSRSAKLRIFQRYEEDDEKEGDEI from the coding sequence ATGAAAGAACATCTGTCGGTAATGCTGGACGAGGTGCTTGCGGCCGTTGAATCGCCGGATTCGGTAGAGACCGTCATTGACGCGACGCTCGGTCTTGCCGGCCACAGTATTGAAATATTGAAGAAATGCCCGCGGGCTTTTCTTTATGGCTTCGACCAGGATGCCGAGGCCCGCGAGATCGCCCTGGAGCGGCTATCTCCTTTCGCGCCGCGTTTTGAGATTGTCGCGGATAATTTTAGAAACATCGGCTTGTTGAAAGAAAAAGAGGGTTTCTCGGGCGCGGATGTCATCCTGTTCGACCTTGGAGTCTCAAACCTGCAGATAACGGAGCCTGAGCGCGGCTTCTCTTTCCAGTATGACGGCCCGCTCGATATGAGGATGGACGCCGGCGACGAGGAATCTTGTCATCCAAAGGCTGAGGAGATACTGCGTACCGCCGACATCAGGGAGCTGACGGAGATCTTCCGCGACTATGGCGAGGAACGCTATGCCTTTCAGATCGCCAAGGGCATCGTACGCCACCGCGAGCATGGCGGCGAGCTTCACAGCACGACGGAGCTTGTGGAGCTTATCAGGAGGATACTTCCGGCGCCGGTCCAGCGCAAGATGGGCGGACATCCGGCGAGAAAGATCTTTCAGGCTTTGCGGATAGCAGTAAACGACGAGATAAACGCTCTCAGCGAGGCGTTGGACGGCGCGGCCGAGCTGCTGAATCCGGGCGGAAAGGCGATCGTCATCTCCTATCATTCGCTGGAGGACCGGATGGTGAAGCACCGCTTCCGTAAATGGAAGGAAGATGAGCTCGGAGAGCCGGTCCCGCGAAAGGCCATTCTGCCGACAGAGGAAGAGATCGAAAGAAATTATAAGTCACGCAGCGCAAAACTGAGGATCTTTCAGAGATACGAAGAAGACGATGAGAAAGAGGGGGATGAAATATAA
- a CDS encoding V-type ATP synthase subunit A, translated as MTTPNAVTGYIEKISGPLVIAGGMAGACMFDVVKVGKAGLVGEIIELKDDKASVQVYEETSGLAPGEPVVSTGEPLSVELAPGLIEEFFDGIQRPLEAIEEKAASPYILRGISVPAVSRTRKWPFEPLLKEGDEVGPGDIIGSVKETVLVDHRIMVPHRVSGKIKEIKSGEFTVEETVAVIVDEKGKEHEIKLLQRWPVRSPRPVVKRLPPEVPLTTGQRVVDTFFPIARGGTACVPGPFGSGKTVIQHQLAKWADAEIVVYIGCGERGNEMTDVLLEFPELEDPRSGQPLMKRTLLIANTSNMPVAAREASVYTGITIAEYFRDMGYSVALMADSTSRWAEALREMSGRLEEMPGEEGYPAYLGTRLASFYERAGRAICFGKDGREGAVSVIGAVSPPGGDLSEPVTQNTLRVTKVFWGLDAQLAYQRHFPAINWLNSYSLYAQKLGEYWDGFYDGEWSVYRTEAMALLEDEDKLKEIVRLVGVDALSKEERMVLETSKSIREDFLHQNSFHEIDTYASMDKQFKMLRNILTFHQLGMQALKRGGSLRSVIDLPIRDEIARMRYTEEADIAKLDELETKIKAELGKQLAIGGEHDEVA; from the coding sequence TTGACCACACCCAACGCCGTTACCGGGTACATCGAAAAGATATCCGGCCCGCTTGTGATCGCAGGCGGAATGGCCGGCGCCTGCATGTTCGATGTCGTTAAGGTCGGCAAAGCAGGCCTTGTTGGTGAGATAATCGAACTAAAAGACGACAAGGCGTCAGTTCAGGTCTATGAGGAAACATCGGGACTGGCCCCCGGCGAGCCCGTCGTCAGCACCGGCGAGCCGCTCAGCGTCGAGCTGGCCCCCGGACTCATAGAGGAATTCTTCGACGGGATACAGCGTCCCCTCGAAGCGATAGAGGAAAAGGCCGCCAGCCCCTATATTTTACGAGGGATCAGCGTTCCCGCGGTAAGCCGGACCCGCAAGTGGCCCTTTGAGCCCCTGCTTAAAGAGGGCGACGAAGTCGGCCCCGGAGACATTATCGGCTCCGTTAAGGAGACCGTGCTCGTCGATCACCGGATAATGGTCCCGCACCGCGTCAGCGGAAAGATAAAAGAGATCAAAAGCGGCGAGTTCACCGTCGAAGAGACAGTCGCGGTCATCGTGGACGAAAAGGGGAAAGAGCACGAGATCAAGCTGCTCCAGCGCTGGCCCGTCCGCAGCCCGCGTCCCGTCGTCAAGCGCCTGCCGCCTGAGGTCCCGCTCACTACGGGACAGCGCGTCGTCGATACATTCTTCCCGATCGCGCGCGGCGGCACCGCCTGCGTCCCCGGCCCCTTCGGATCGGGGAAGACGGTCATCCAGCACCAGCTCGCGAAGTGGGCCGACGCAGAGATCGTCGTCTACATCGGCTGCGGCGAACGCGGAAACGAGATGACCGACGTCCTTCTCGAATTCCCGGAACTCGAAGACCCGCGCTCGGGACAGCCGCTCATGAAGAGGACGCTGCTCATCGCGAACACCTCGAACATGCCCGTCGCCGCCCGTGAAGCCTCCGTATACACCGGCATCACGATCGCGGAATACTTCCGCGACATGGGCTACTCCGTGGCCCTCATGGCCGACTCCACCTCACGCTGGGCCGAAGCTCTGCGCGAGATGTCGGGACGCCTTGAGGAAATGCCCGGCGAAGAGGGATACCCCGCCTACCTCGGCACGCGCCTCGCCTCCTTCTACGAAAGGGCCGGCCGCGCGATCTGCTTCGGCAAAGACGGCCGCGAGGGCGCGGTCTCAGTCATCGGAGCCGTTTCGCCTCCAGGCGGCGACCTTTCCGAGCCTGTAACGCAGAACACCCTCCGCGTCACGAAGGTCTTCTGGGGCCTCGACGCGCAGCTCGCCTACCAGCGCCACTTCCCGGCGATCAACTGGCTCAACAGCTACTCGCTCTACGCGCAGAAGCTCGGCGAATACTGGGACGGGTTCTACGACGGCGAATGGAGCGTCTACCGCACCGAGGCGATGGCCCTGCTCGAAGACGAAGACAAACTGAAGGAGATCGTCCGCCTCGTCGGCGTCGACGCCCTTTCAAAAGAGGAACGCATGGTGCTTGAGACCTCGAAGTCGATTCGAGAGGACTTCCTTCACCAGAACTCGTTCCATGAGATAGACACCTACGCCTCGATGGACAAACAGTTCAAGATGCTGCGCAACATCCTCACCTTCCATCAGCTGGGAATGCAGGCGCTGAAGCGCGGCGGTTCGCTGCGCTCCGTCATCGACCTTCCGATACGTGACGAGATCGCGCGTATGCGCTACACGGAAGAGGCGGACATCGCGAAACTCGACGAACTTGAGACAAAGATAAAAGCCGAACTCGGCAAACAGCTTGCAATTGGAGGTGAGCACGATGAGGTTGCCTGA
- a CDS encoding ATP-binding protein has translation MTGEADLKKLIELIIRGGWPGSLGLSQKQAALLPTEYLNAVIDDDVYRIDGIKRDTSKMRLLLRSLARNESTTVTNKTLKKDIKSVDDEEINSNTVSAYLDIFRRLFITDNQPPFSTGIRSSIRIKQAEKRHFSDPSLACALLKATSVSLLNDLETLGFLFEAHCERDLRIYAESFGANLYHYQDYRNQEIDAVIELPDGRWCAFEIKLGANQIDAAAANLIGIQKQIAADTNGMAPAVLCVLCGMANAAYRRTDGVFVIPITALKD, from the coding sequence ATGACCGGCGAGGCAGATCTTAAAAAGCTCATTGAGTTAATTATCCGCGGCGGTTGGCCAGGCAGTCTGGGGTTGTCTCAGAAGCAAGCGGCACTGCTGCCCACGGAATACTTGAATGCCGTCATTGACGACGACGTGTACCGCATCGACGGCATCAAGCGCGACACGTCCAAAATGCGCTTGCTGCTTCGCTCGCTGGCCAGAAATGAGAGCACCACTGTCACCAATAAAACGCTGAAGAAGGACATCAAGTCTGTGGACGACGAGGAAATTAACTCAAACACTGTCTCGGCCTATCTGGATATTTTCAGGCGGCTGTTCATCACGGACAATCAGCCGCCGTTTTCCACCGGCATCCGTTCATCCATTCGCATCAAGCAGGCGGAAAAACGGCATTTTTCCGACCCCTCGCTGGCCTGCGCTCTGCTAAAGGCAACATCCGTCAGTTTGTTGAACGACCTGGAAACGCTTGGATTTTTATTCGAGGCCCATTGTGAGCGGGACCTGCGCATTTACGCAGAATCCTTCGGAGCTAATTTGTACCACTATCAGGATTATAGAAACCAGGAGATCGACGCAGTTATCGAGCTGCCGGACGGACGCTGGTGCGCCTTTGAGATCAAATTAGGCGCCAACCAAATCGATGCCGCGGCCGCTAACCTGATAGGGATTCAAAAACAGATTGCCGCTGACACTAACGGCATGGCGCCCGCCGTTCTTTGCGTCCTCTGCGGCATGGCAAACGCCGCCTACCGGCGCACGGACGGCGTGTTTGTGATACCGATCACGGCGCTGAAGGACTGA
- a CDS encoding V-type ATP synthase subunit F, producing the protein MPTSKQRAPMAAVGSYESILPFKAIGLDVVVLTEENSEGIAPVLHKFSRSGYAVLFLEEELFVKYRDTVDEINEYTDLSIIPVPNQKGSQGIGLESIRRNVERAVGMDIFGEK; encoded by the coding sequence ATGCCTACGTCTAAACAGAGGGCGCCAATGGCCGCCGTCGGCAGCTATGAGAGCATACTGCCCTTCAAGGCTATCGGCCTGGACGTGGTCGTTCTCACGGAGGAGAACAGCGAGGGCATAGCCCCCGTCCTTCATAAATTTTCGCGTTCAGGCTATGCCGTGCTCTTCCTCGAAGAGGAGCTCTTCGTGAAGTACCGGGATACCGTGGATGAGATAAACGAATATACGGACCTTAGCATTATACCCGTGCCAAACCAGAAAGGCTCGCAGGGTATAGGGCTTGAATCGATACGCCGCAACGTCGAACGCGCGGTCGGCATGGATATATTTGGTGAGAAATGA
- a CDS encoding aldo/keto reductase, translated as MEYIDFGRTGMRVSRFGLGCMRLPADEAEAVNIVRRAIDGGVNYLDTAYVYPGSEELVGKALAGGYRDRTYLVTKCPVINVEKYEDMEKFLDEELLRLKTDYVDVYMLHNLSPGVWGKVKKLEGFKFLEEMQKKGKILHKGFSIHNTFEAFKEVIDLYNWDMAQIQLNILDEKPQAGGVEGLRYAASRGLPVTIMEPLRGGSLVSDLSPEGKRLIENFPVRRSLAEWAFRWLYDKPEVSVILSGVSSMEQLNDNLRIFENSALGVMTGDEEELIEKLRATFETQKHIGCTDCKYCMPCPKTVLIPSAFSYYNKYMLTKDESLKKAYREGQRKADKCVSCHICESHCPQGLKIAELLKEVHRVLM; from the coding sequence ATGGAATATATCGATTTTGGCAGGACCGGCATGAGGGTGTCGCGCTTCGGCCTCGGCTGCATGAGGCTGCCCGCCGACGAGGCGGAGGCCGTAAACATCGTTCGCCGCGCGATCGACGGCGGCGTGAACTACCTTGACACGGCCTACGTCTATCCGGGCAGCGAAGAGCTGGTCGGCAAAGCGCTGGCTGGCGGCTACCGCGACAGGACTTACCTTGTGACGAAATGCCCAGTGATCAATGTGGAGAAATACGAGGACATGGAAAAATTCCTCGACGAGGAGCTGCTGCGTCTCAAGACCGATTATGTTGACGTCTACATGCTGCACAACCTCAGCCCAGGCGTCTGGGGCAAGGTCAAAAAGCTGGAGGGGTTTAAGTTCCTTGAAGAGATGCAGAAAAAGGGCAAAATACTTCACAAAGGTTTTTCCATCCATAATACCTTTGAGGCGTTCAAAGAGGTCATAGACCTGTATAACTGGGACATGGCGCAGATACAGCTCAACATTCTTGACGAAAAACCCCAGGCAGGCGGCGTCGAAGGGTTGAGGTACGCGGCCTCGCGCGGGCTGCCGGTGACGATCATGGAGCCGCTGCGCGGCGGTTCGCTCGTCTCCGACCTCTCGCCGGAGGGCAAACGGCTGATAGAAAACTTTCCGGTAAGGCGCTCACTGGCGGAGTGGGCTTTCCGCTGGCTCTATGACAAGCCGGAGGTCTCCGTCATCCTCAGCGGCGTTTCTTCAATGGAACAGCTCAATGACAACCTGCGTATCTTTGAGAATTCCGCCCTCGGTGTGATGACCGGGGATGAGGAAGAATTGATAGAAAAACTTCGTGCGACGTTTGAAACGCAGAAACATATTGGATGTACGGACTGCAAGTATTGTATGCCCTGCCCGAAGACGGTGCTGATACCGAGCGCTTTTTCCTATTACAACAAGTATATGCTGACTAAAGACGAGTCGCTTAAAAAGGCCTACCGCGAGGGACAGAGAAAGGCCGATAAATGCGTCTCCTGCCATATATGCGAATCACACTGTCCGCAGGGTCTGAAGATAGCGGAGCTGCTAAAGGAGGTTCACCGCGTTCTGATGTAA
- a CDS encoding peptidoglycan D,D-transpeptidase FtsI family protein, which yields MPRIRREPADERRSSKSVWLAAYIVLAVLAIGTAKVQLWPDRRIVLQSQKQYWANVAVSASRGKIEDRRGVPLAISVPSTSFFIDPKYWDPASADVLKGTFGAAAAKKFSRELPGRFHWVGRSLPKERADKLADMKVPGLYTLSEKRRIYPHESLAFHVLGFCDIDEYGQAGVELAWNHILYSPPRTRFLARDSKGNAMDIMSGRSGVVKDTAGSIKLTIDSRVQQIMEWRLSEGAKAVDAAWASGVCVDPYTGEIVALASYPTLNPNNRKNLANTNAVRNNAVGRVFEPGSIFKPITMSIALETGSAGRNSSYTCHGTMKLFDRTMSDVNKRAHGKQDLTHVLMNSCNIGMSLMSMGVPKYQAYGMLKQFGFGDKTEVEIAGEESGLIKQPEEWLGTVPANIFIGQGIAVTPLQIVMAISSLANGGTLLKPYVIDEVRDSLGKVIHKGTRRVRYQVVSRQTSDFIREAMRRVVAEGGGKLAKSDKVSIAGKTGTAQIAASGQYAKGQYVASFVGFWPAEKPQYVMLISIGEPKGARYYGGQIAAPVFKSIVEDIVQIAPGKI from the coding sequence ATGCCAAGAATTAGAAGAGAGCCGGCCGATGAGCGGCGCAGCTCAAAATCGGTGTGGCTGGCGGCCTATATAGTCCTGGCCGTGCTGGCAATAGGGACGGCCAAGGTACAGCTCTGGCCGGACCGCCGCATTGTGCTGCAATCCCAAAAACAATACTGGGCGAATGTCGCGGTGAGCGCGTCGCGCGGTAAAATAGAGGACCGCAGGGGGGTGCCGCTCGCCATATCGGTACCCTCCACAAGTTTTTTTATCGACCCTAAATACTGGGACCCCGCGAGCGCCGACGTGCTGAAAGGCACATTCGGAGCGGCGGCGGCTAAAAAATTTTCCCGCGAACTGCCCGGACGCTTTCACTGGGTGGGGCGCAGCCTGCCGAAAGAGCGGGCGGATAAGCTTGCGGATATGAAGGTCCCCGGCCTCTATACATTATCCGAAAAAAGACGGATATACCCGCATGAATCACTGGCTTTTCATGTGCTGGGCTTTTGCGATATAGATGAATACGGTCAGGCGGGAGTTGAGCTGGCGTGGAACCATATACTATATTCGCCGCCCAGGACCCGCTTCCTGGCCCGCGATTCAAAGGGCAACGCGATGGATATTATGAGCGGCCGGTCTGGAGTGGTGAAGGATACGGCCGGCTCGATAAAGCTGACGATAGATTCCAGAGTACAGCAGATCATGGAGTGGCGGCTCAGCGAAGGGGCGAAGGCCGTAGACGCGGCCTGGGCCTCGGGCGTATGCGTCGACCCATATACCGGCGAGATAGTCGCGCTTGCCAGCTATCCCACCTTAAATCCCAACAACAGGAAGAATCTCGCAAACACGAATGCCGTGCGCAATAACGCCGTGGGGCGTGTCTTTGAACCGGGATCGATCTTCAAGCCGATCACGATGTCGATCGCGCTGGAAACCGGCAGCGCCGGCAGAAACAGCAGCTACACCTGCCACGGCACGATGAAGCTGTTCGACCGCACGATGAGCGACGTCAACAAAAGGGCTCACGGGAAGCAGGACCTGACGCATGTCCTGATGAATTCGTGTAATATCGGCATGTCTTTAATGTCCATGGGGGTGCCGAAATACCAGGCTTATGGTATGCTGAAACAGTTTGGCTTCGGCGACAAGACCGAGGTGGAAATCGCCGGGGAAGAATCCGGACTGATAAAGCAGCCGGAAGAGTGGCTGGGAACCGTTCCCGCAAACATCTTTATCGGTCAGGGCATCGCCGTAACGCCGCTGCAGATCGTCATGGCTATTTCGAGCCTCGCAAACGGCGGCACTCTGCTTAAACCGTATGTGATCGACGAAGTGCGCGACAGCCTTGGCAAAGTGATACATAAGGGTACGCGCCGCGTCCGCTATCAGGTCGTATCCAGGCAGACCTCGGATTTTATCAGAGAGGCGATGCGGCGAGTCGTCGCCGAGGGCGGCGGGAAGCTTGCCAAGTCTGATAAGGTGTCGATCGCCGGAAAGACCGGCACCGCGCAGATCGCAGCTTCCGGGCAGTATGCTAAGGGACAGTATGTGGCCTCTTTCGTCGGTTTCTGGCCCGCCGAGAAGCCTCAATATGTGATGCTCATCAGCATCGGCGAGCCTAAAGGCGCACGTTATTACGGAGGCCAGATCGCGGCTCCAGTCTTTAAATCGATAGTGGAAGATATAGTTCAGATCGCTCCCGGAAAGATCTAG
- a CDS encoding UDP-N-acetylmuramoyl-L-alanyl-D-glutamate--2,6-diaminopimelate ligase, with protein sequence MNLCKLILTLEKGPIEYRIHIPEGCAADEIELKGMVCDSRKAGPGVIFAATKGGHKDAHDFIPSAVEAGAPVVLCEREADVPVPQIICRNVRSAMGEVASLLHDEPARKMTMIALTGTNGKTTSTFMTQAILNRAGIKTGLMGTVLYDDGEKIEEAEHTTPEGCDIQNMLARMVENGCKACVMEASSHAIVQGRIDGLRYDRAGFTNLTLDHLDFHKDMEHYFLAKKTLFDGYMRNNWQASVNIDDPYGRRLYEALGKRALSYSMLNEEADFFAAVKNVTVEGLDIEVKTPESPEKKSIKLPILGAYNVMNALQALSLAWSIGVSAQSALDALGQMPQVPGRLERYRLDNGASCVIDFAHSSDGLEKVLGAVRPICKRKLYVVFGAGGDRDTSKRPVMGEIASRLGDFVVITSDNPRSEDPAAIMAAIEPGVKEHDTPYAAIVDRRQAIYYGLDQAGADDVVVIAGRGPETHQILKDGPIPLVDKEIMEDWCRINRREIL encoded by the coding sequence ATGAATTTGTGCAAGCTCATTTTGACGTTGGAGAAGGGCCCGATAGAGTATAGGATACATATCCCGGAGGGATGCGCCGCGGACGAGATAGAACTGAAAGGCATGGTCTGTGACAGCCGCAAGGCCGGCCCGGGCGTGATCTTTGCGGCGACGAAGGGCGGCCATAAGGACGCCCATGACTTCATTCCCTCTGCGGTGGAGGCCGGGGCGCCGGTGGTGCTCTGCGAGCGTGAGGCAGACGTTCCTGTACCGCAGATAATCTGCCGCAACGTGCGCTCGGCGATGGGAGAGGTGGCCTCCCTGCTTCATGACGAACCCGCGAGGAAGATGACGATGATCGCCCTTACCGGTACGAACGGCAAGACTACCTCCACCTTTATGACCCAGGCGATCTTGAATCGCGCGGGTATAAAAACGGGATTGATGGGCACCGTCCTCTACGACGACGGAGAAAAAATAGAAGAGGCCGAGCATACGACCCCCGAGGGCTGCGACATTCAGAACATGCTTGCCCGCATGGTTGAAAACGGCTGCAAGGCCTGCGTGATGGAGGCCTCGTCGCACGCGATCGTGCAGGGGCGCATAGACGGCCTTCGTTACGACCGCGCCGGTTTCACAAACCTCACGCTCGATCACCTTGACTTCCATAAAGATATGGAGCATTACTTCCTCGCGAAGAAAACGCTTTTTGACGGTTACATGAGAAACAACTGGCAGGCTTCGGTAAATATCGACGACCCTTACGGACGCCGCCTTTACGAGGCGCTCGGCAAAAGAGCACTTTCATATAGTATGCTTAACGAGGAGGCCGATTTCTTCGCTGCGGTGAAGAACGTAACGGTCGAAGGGTTGGATATAGAGGTAAAAACCCCTGAATCTCCTGAAAAGAAATCTATAAAACTGCCCATATTGGGGGCATACAACGTAATGAACGCATTGCAGGCGCTTTCGCTGGCCTGGTCGATAGGTGTCTCCGCGCAGTCGGCGCTTGATGCGCTGGGGCAGATGCCGCAGGTGCCGGGACGCCTCGAACGCTATCGTCTGGATAACGGGGCCTCGTGTGTGATAGATTTCGCGCACAGCTCCGACGGGCTGGAGAAGGTCCTCGGCGCGGTGCGTCCGATCTGCAAAAGGAAACTCTACGTCGTCTTCGGCGCGGGCGGGGACCGCGACACCTCAAAGCGTCCAGTGATGGGCGAGATCGCCTCGCGTCTGGGGGATTTTGTCGTTATCACCTCGGACAACCCGCGCAGCGAGGACCCCGCCGCGATCATGGCCGCGATAGAGCCGGGAGTCAAGGAACACGACACCCCGTACGCGGCGATCGTCGACCGGCGTCAGGCCATCTATTACGGGCTTGACCAGGCGGGAGCTGACGATGTCGTTGTGATCGCCGGACGCGGTCCCGAGACCCATCAGATATTGAAGGACGGGCCGATACCGCTCGTCGACAAGGAGATCATGGAGGACTGGTGCCGCATCAACCGCAGGGAGATTCTGTAG
- a CDS encoding V-type ATP synthase subunit B — MRLPEKYRTISNLSGPLMMVNKVHDVSYDELAEITLGDGEHRRGRVLEIDQDRALVQVYEGSSGIDVNSTEVRFLGDVLKLPVSKDMLGRIFNGRGDPIDGGPGIIPETYLDVNGNPMNPFSRDFPSEFIQTGISTIDGMNPLVRGQKLPIFSGSGMPHNKMAAQIARQATVISGHSDFAVVFAAMGITFEEASFFMDDFRKTGALERTVMYVNLADDPAIERISTPRLALTAAEYLAFEKGMHVLVILTDLTNYCEALREISAARKEVPGRRGYPGYLYTDLATMYERAGRLRGKKGSITQIPILTMPEDDKTHPIPDLTGYITEGQIILARTLHRKGIYPPVDVMPSLSRLKDKGIGKGKTREDHADLMNQLFAAYSRGKEAKELAVILGEGALSDEDKAFAKFADDFEDKYVRQGEYENRTIEDTLLLGWELLTIVPVRELKRVRDEYIEKYLKPLVAAQEDLEQLAKP, encoded by the coding sequence ATGAGGTTGCCTGAGAAGTACAGGACGATATCGAACCTTTCGGGCCCGCTTATGATGGTCAACAAGGTGCATGACGTCAGCTATGACGAGCTTGCGGAGATCACGCTCGGAGACGGCGAACACCGCCGCGGGCGCGTGCTCGAAATAGATCAGGACAGGGCCCTCGTCCAGGTATATGAGGGAAGCAGCGGCATAGACGTCAACTCGACGGAAGTCCGCTTCCTCGGAGACGTCCTCAAGCTCCCGGTCTCCAAAGACATGCTGGGGCGCATCTTCAACGGACGCGGAGACCCCATCGACGGCGGCCCCGGCATAATCCCCGAGACCTACCTTGACGTCAACGGAAACCCGATGAACCCCTTCTCGCGCGACTTCCCCTCGGAGTTCATCCAGACCGGCATATCGACGATAGACGGCATGAACCCGCTGGTACGCGGACAGAAGCTGCCTATCTTCTCCGGAAGCGGCATGCCCCACAACAAGATGGCGGCGCAGATCGCGCGCCAGGCGACGGTCATCAGCGGACACTCGGATTTCGCGGTCGTCTTTGCCGCGATGGGCATCACCTTTGAAGAGGCATCCTTCTTCATGGACGACTTCCGCAAGACCGGCGCTCTCGAACGTACCGTCATGTACGTCAACCTCGCCGACGACCCCGCGATCGAGCGTATCTCCACGCCGCGCCTCGCGCTGACCGCCGCGGAATACCTCGCCTTTGAAAAGGGTATGCACGTCCTCGTCATCCTCACCGACCTTACGAACTACTGCGAAGCTCTGCGAGAGATTTCGGCGGCGCGCAAGGAAGTCCCCGGACGCCGCGGCTATCCCGGATACCTCTACACGGACCTCGCGACCATGTACGAGCGCGCCGGACGTCTGCGCGGCAAAAAGGGCTCCATCACGCAGATACCGATCCTCACGATGCCGGAAGACGACAAGACCCACCCGATCCCCGACCTGACGGGATACATCACGGAGGGACAGATCATCCTCGCGCGTACGCTGCACCGCAAGGGCATCTACCCGCCGGTCGACGTCATGCCATCGCTCTCGCGCCTCAAGGACAAGGGCATCGGCAAGGGCAAGACGCGCGAAGACCACGCCGACCTCATGAACCAGCTCTTCGCCGCCTACTCGCGCGGTAAAGAGGCCAAAGAACTCGCCGTGATCCTCGGCGAAGGCGCGCTCTCCGACGAGGACAAGGCCTTCGCGAAGTTCGCCGACGATTTTGAGGACAAATACGTGCGTCAGGGCGAATATGAGAACCGCACCATCGAAGACACGCTGCTCCTCGGATGGGAGCTGCTGACGATAGTCCCGGTGCGCGAACTCAAGCGCGTAAGAGACGAATACATAGAGAAGTATCTGAAGCCGCTCGTCGCCGCACAAGAGGATCTCGAACAGCTGGCTAAGCCGTAG